In Arachis hypogaea cultivar Tifrunner chromosome 2, arahy.Tifrunner.gnm2.J5K5, whole genome shotgun sequence, a genomic segment contains:
- the LOC112739175 gene encoding probable methyltransferase PMT3 isoform X1: MARMARGRADGSPRKRLVTIMLVFVTIGGLIYLYSQNSSESSAVNKSLKQFSWKGDGVNDESSSGTSVVPKTIPVCDDRLSELIPCLDRNLIYQTRLKLDLNLMEHYERHCPMPERRYNCLIPPPPGYKVPIKWPKSRDQVWKANIPHTHLATEKSDQNWMVVKGEKIVFPGGGTHFHYGADKYIASIANMLNFPDNNINNRGRLRNVFDVGCGVASFGGYLLSSDVIAMSLAPNDVHENQIQFALERGIPAYLGVLGTKRLPYPSRSFELAHCSRCRIDWLQRDGILLLELDRLLRPGGYFAYSSPEAYAQDEEDKRIWKEMSALVERMCWKIAAKKNQTVIWVKPLTNDCYLRREPDTRPPLCKSNDDPDAVWGVNMEACITRYSDQMHKARGSGLAPWPARLTTPPPRLADFNYSADFFNKDMEVWQQRVNDYWTVLGNKIKPDTIRNVMDMKANLGSFAAALKDKDVWVMNVVPENGPNTLKIIYDRGLLGTVHNWCEAFSTYPRTYDLLHASTIFSDIIEKECSPEDLLIEMDRILRPKGFIIVHDKRSVVLAIKKFLPALHWEKVAISGEDDDAILIIQKKIWLTSESIRVSE, from the exons A TGGCCAGAATGGCGAGAGGGCGAGCAGATGGGAGCCCGAGAAAACGGTTGGTCACGATTATGTTGGTTTTCGTGACTATTGGTGGTTTGATTTACTTGTATTCTCAGAATAGCAGCGAGTCTTCGGCTGTTAACAAATCTTTGAAACAATTTAGCTGGAAGGGGGATGGAGTTAATGATGAATCTTCATCCGGAACCAGTGTTGTACCAAAGACCATTCCA GTCTGCGATGATCGTCTATCGGAACTCATTCCATGCCTAGACAGAAATCTCATATACCAAACAAGATTGAAGCTTGATTTGAATTTGATGGAGCATTATGAACGACATTGCCCAATGCCCGAGAGGCGTTATAATTGTTTGATTCCCCCTCCTCCAGGGTACAAG GTTCCAATCAAGTGGCCAAAAAGTAGAGATCAGGTATGGAAGGCAAATATACCTCATACCCATCTTGCAACTGAAAAATCTGACCAGAACTGGATGGTTGTAAAAGGCGAAAAGATTGTTTTTCCTGGTGGAGGAACTCACTTTCATTACGGTGCCGATAAATATATTGCATCAATTGCCAAT ATGCTCAACTTCCCAGATAATAATATAAACAATAGAGGAAGGCTCCGCAACGTTTTTGATGTTGGCTGCGGTGTTGCAAGCTTCGGAGGATACCTACTTTCTTCTGATGTAATTGCAATGTCATTAGCACCAAATGATGTTCATGAAAATCAAATCCAGTTTGCTTTAGAGAGAGGAATTCCGGCATATCTTGGTGTTTTAGGAACTAAAAGACTACCGTACCCTAGTAGATCATTTGAACTTGCTCATTGTTCTCGTTGTAGAATTGATTGGCTTCAAAGGGATGGTATTCTTCTTCTTGAGCTGGATAGACTGCTTCGGCCAGGAGGCTACTTCGCCTACTCATCTCCTGAAGCTTATGCTCAAGATGAAGAGGATAAGAGAATTTGGAAAGAAATGAGTGCTCTTGTGGAGCGGATGTGCTGGAAAATAGCTGCTAAGAAGAACCAAACTGTTATATGGGTGAAGCCACTTACAAACGATTGCTACTTAAGAAGAGAGCCCGATACTCGGCCACCGCTTTGCAAATCCAATGATGATCCTGATGCTGTTTGGGGAGTTAATATGGAAGCTTGCATCACACGTTACTCTGATC AAATGCACAAAGCAAGAGGAAGCGGTTTGGCTCCTTGGCCGGCACGATTGACGACCCCTCCTCCTCGTCTTGCCGACTTCAATTATTCTGCCGATTTTTTTAACAAGGACATg GAAGTTTGGCAACAACGAGTCAATGATTATTGGACCGTGCTTGGCAATAAAATTAAGCCTGACACGATCCGGAATGTGATGGACATGAAGGCAAATTTAGGTTCATTTGCTGCTGCTTTGAAGGACAAAGATGTTTGGGTTATGAATGTGGTGCCAGAAAATGGGCCAAACACACTGAAGATAATATACGACAGAGGACTGTTGGGAACGGTTCACAACTG GTGCGAAGCATTTTCGACCTACCCTCGTACATATGACCTACTCCATGCGTCAACTATATTTTCTGATATCATTGAGAAGGAATGCAGTCCGGAAGATTTACTAATTGAGATGGATAGAATCCTCCGGCCGAAGGGTTTCATCATCGTCCACGATAAGCGGTCAGTGGTGCTGGCAATAAAGAAATTCTTGCCGGCGTTGCACTGGGAGAAAGTGGCCATATCTGGTGAGGATGACGATGCGATATTGATCATTCAAAAGAAGATTTGGTTGACAAGTGAGAGCATCAGGGTTTCAGAATAG
- the LOC112739175 gene encoding probable methyltransferase PMT3 isoform X2, giving the protein MARGRADGSPRKRLVTIMLVFVTIGGLIYLYSQNSSESSAVNKSLKQFSWKGDGVNDESSSGTSVVPKTIPVCDDRLSELIPCLDRNLIYQTRLKLDLNLMEHYERHCPMPERRYNCLIPPPPGYKVPIKWPKSRDQVWKANIPHTHLATEKSDQNWMVVKGEKIVFPGGGTHFHYGADKYIASIANMLNFPDNNINNRGRLRNVFDVGCGVASFGGYLLSSDVIAMSLAPNDVHENQIQFALERGIPAYLGVLGTKRLPYPSRSFELAHCSRCRIDWLQRDGILLLELDRLLRPGGYFAYSSPEAYAQDEEDKRIWKEMSALVERMCWKIAAKKNQTVIWVKPLTNDCYLRREPDTRPPLCKSNDDPDAVWGVNMEACITRYSDQMHKARGSGLAPWPARLTTPPPRLADFNYSADFFNKDMEVWQQRVNDYWTVLGNKIKPDTIRNVMDMKANLGSFAAALKDKDVWVMNVVPENGPNTLKIIYDRGLLGTVHNWCEAFSTYPRTYDLLHASTIFSDIIEKECSPEDLLIEMDRILRPKGFIIVHDKRSVVLAIKKFLPALHWEKVAISGEDDDAILIIQKKIWLTSESIRVSE; this is encoded by the exons ATGGCGAGAGGGCGAGCAGATGGGAGCCCGAGAAAACGGTTGGTCACGATTATGTTGGTTTTCGTGACTATTGGTGGTTTGATTTACTTGTATTCTCAGAATAGCAGCGAGTCTTCGGCTGTTAACAAATCTTTGAAACAATTTAGCTGGAAGGGGGATGGAGTTAATGATGAATCTTCATCCGGAACCAGTGTTGTACCAAAGACCATTCCA GTCTGCGATGATCGTCTATCGGAACTCATTCCATGCCTAGACAGAAATCTCATATACCAAACAAGATTGAAGCTTGATTTGAATTTGATGGAGCATTATGAACGACATTGCCCAATGCCCGAGAGGCGTTATAATTGTTTGATTCCCCCTCCTCCAGGGTACAAG GTTCCAATCAAGTGGCCAAAAAGTAGAGATCAGGTATGGAAGGCAAATATACCTCATACCCATCTTGCAACTGAAAAATCTGACCAGAACTGGATGGTTGTAAAAGGCGAAAAGATTGTTTTTCCTGGTGGAGGAACTCACTTTCATTACGGTGCCGATAAATATATTGCATCAATTGCCAAT ATGCTCAACTTCCCAGATAATAATATAAACAATAGAGGAAGGCTCCGCAACGTTTTTGATGTTGGCTGCGGTGTTGCAAGCTTCGGAGGATACCTACTTTCTTCTGATGTAATTGCAATGTCATTAGCACCAAATGATGTTCATGAAAATCAAATCCAGTTTGCTTTAGAGAGAGGAATTCCGGCATATCTTGGTGTTTTAGGAACTAAAAGACTACCGTACCCTAGTAGATCATTTGAACTTGCTCATTGTTCTCGTTGTAGAATTGATTGGCTTCAAAGGGATGGTATTCTTCTTCTTGAGCTGGATAGACTGCTTCGGCCAGGAGGCTACTTCGCCTACTCATCTCCTGAAGCTTATGCTCAAGATGAAGAGGATAAGAGAATTTGGAAAGAAATGAGTGCTCTTGTGGAGCGGATGTGCTGGAAAATAGCTGCTAAGAAGAACCAAACTGTTATATGGGTGAAGCCACTTACAAACGATTGCTACTTAAGAAGAGAGCCCGATACTCGGCCACCGCTTTGCAAATCCAATGATGATCCTGATGCTGTTTGGGGAGTTAATATGGAAGCTTGCATCACACGTTACTCTGATC AAATGCACAAAGCAAGAGGAAGCGGTTTGGCTCCTTGGCCGGCACGATTGACGACCCCTCCTCCTCGTCTTGCCGACTTCAATTATTCTGCCGATTTTTTTAACAAGGACATg GAAGTTTGGCAACAACGAGTCAATGATTATTGGACCGTGCTTGGCAATAAAATTAAGCCTGACACGATCCGGAATGTGATGGACATGAAGGCAAATTTAGGTTCATTTGCTGCTGCTTTGAAGGACAAAGATGTTTGGGTTATGAATGTGGTGCCAGAAAATGGGCCAAACACACTGAAGATAATATACGACAGAGGACTGTTGGGAACGGTTCACAACTG GTGCGAAGCATTTTCGACCTACCCTCGTACATATGACCTACTCCATGCGTCAACTATATTTTCTGATATCATTGAGAAGGAATGCAGTCCGGAAGATTTACTAATTGAGATGGATAGAATCCTCCGGCCGAAGGGTTTCATCATCGTCCACGATAAGCGGTCAGTGGTGCTGGCAATAAAGAAATTCTTGCCGGCGTTGCACTGGGAGAAAGTGGCCATATCTGGTGAGGATGACGATGCGATATTGATCATTCAAAAGAAGATTTGGTTGACAAGTGAGAGCATCAGGGTTTCAGAATAG
- the LOC112739216 gene encoding dolichyl-diphosphooligosaccharide--protein glycosyltransferase subunit 2, which translates to MAFVRAPSPFLLVLVLALSISAAITATTTVPQPISDHHRSAALNLFAPSHGSFPSLQDAYEALRVFEILGIEEKHRVSTDTCKVVLENLSSLSSSLKDLFYALKVNGILKCKVNGEVFEGIASRLNASISDASPLPDLYYSIGGLVLIKDQDSNVDVLLADATGTFQSIKAQSQSDGKWRYSSDKTESSAYAAGLAFEALAGVISLASSEIDQSKVNTVKHDILKLFGSIEKNDDGSFYFDGETVGGHEHQDSLSTTSSVVRGVTAFAAAVSGEINLPGDKTLGLAKFLLGIGVPGDAKDFFNQVESLAFLESKRVTIPLILSLPETVYSLTTKGQLKVRVSTALGSAAPPLVVKLVRAFSSGAKDSSIIESKELQYDKRSGLHVLDGFTNNVDVGTYVFVFEIVLHDSHSKQVYATGGQIHMPIYVTGIIAVSNAEIGVLGDLGSVQTKKRRLDLAGNDVVSFSANHLQKLRFSFQLATPHGHVFKPHQAILKFRHEIKVEHVFVIGNVGKKFEITLDFLGLVEKLFYLSGKYDIELTVGDAAMENSFIRLLGHVKLDLPEAPEKAAQPPAPPVDPYSRYGPKTEITHLFRTPEKRPPQNLSITFLGLILLPFLGFLIGLLRLGVNLKNFPSSTVPAAFALLFQLSIAAVLLLYVLFWLKLDLFTTLKTLGFLGAFLMFSGHRILSYLASTSTKLKSA; encoded by the exons ATGGCCTTCGTTCGCGCACCGTCACCGTTTCTTCTCGTCCTTGTTCTAGCTCTCTCGATCTCCGCCGCCATTACCGCCACCACCACTGTTCCCCAACCGATCTCCGATCATCACCGATCCGCCGCATTGAACCTCTTCGCCCCTTCTCACGGATCGTTTCCCAG TTTGCAGGATGCGTATGAGGCTCTCAGGGTTTTTGAGATTCTGGGGATTGAAGAGAAGCACCGTGTGAGCACGGACACATGTAAGGTGGTGTTGGAAAATCTGAGTTCGTTGTCATCGTCTCTTAAGGATTTGTTCTATGCTTTGAAAGTTAATGGCATATTGAAATGCAAGGTTAATGGGGAGGTTTTCGAG GGTATTGCTTCAAGACTCAATGCTTCTATCAGCGATGCAAGTCCTTTGCCTGACCTATACTACTCAATAGGAGGTTTGGTTCTCATAAAG GATCAGGATTCAAATGTTGATGTTCTTCTTGCTGATGCCACGGGAACTTTTCAGTCAATCAAG GCTCAAAGCCAAAGTGATGGAAAATGGCGCTACAGTTCTGACAAAACAGAATCCAGTGCCTATGCTGCTG GATTAGCATTTGAAGCCCTTGCTGGAGTGATTTCACTAGCATCATCTGAAATTGATCAGTCTAAG GTCAATACTGTAAAACATGATATACTGAAGCTTTTTGGCAGCATTGAGAAAAATG ATGATGGAAGCTTCTATTTTGATGGGGAAACTGTTGGTGGGCATGAGCATCAGGATTCCCTTTCCACGACCTCTTCAGTTGTTCGAGGGGTTACTGCATTTGCTGCTGCAGTTTCTGGAGAAATAAAT CTTCCAGGGGATAAAACATTGGGTTTAGCAAAGTTTCTCTTGGGCATTGGAGTCCCAGGAGATGCTAAGGACTTCTTCAATCAAGTTGAATCGTTAGCTTTTCTGGAGAGCAAAAG GGTTACCATCCCATTGATATTGTCACTTCCTGAAACAGTCTATTCATTAACCACGAAAGGCCAACTTAAG GTTCGTGTGAGTACAGCACTTGGTTCAGCCGCACCACCTCTAGTAGTTAAGCTTGTCCGAGCTTTCAGTTCTGGTGCAAAAGATTCAAGTATTATTGAGAGCAAG GAACTCCAGTATGACAAAAGAAGTGGACTTCATGTCTTGGATGGTTTCACAAATAATGTGGATGTGGGAACATATGTGTTTGTTTTTGAG ATTGTGCTTCATGACTCTCACAGTAAACAAGTTTATGCTACCGGCGGCCAAATTCACATGCCTATATATGTTACTGGAATTATTGCAGTCAGCAATGCAGAAATCGGAGTTCTGGGTGACCTTGGAAGTGTCCAGACAAAAAAGCGTAG GCTAGATCTTGCCGGAAATGATGTTGTTTCATTTTCAGCTAACCATCTGCAGAAGTTGCGGTTTTCTTTCCAATTGGCAACTCCTCACGGTCATGTTTTTAAGCCACATCAG gCAATTTTGAAGTTTAGGCATGAGATAAAGGTAGAACACGTCTTTGTGATTGGAAATGTTGGCAAGAAGTTTGAGATCACTCTG GATTTTCTTGGCCTGGTGGAGAAACTGTTCTATCTCTCAGGCAAATATGATATTGAGCTGACTGTTGGTGATGCTGCCATG GAAAACTCTTTCATACGGTTGCTTGGCCATGTCAAATTAGATCTTCCGGAAGCACCTGAGAAGGCAGCCCAACCTCCTGCACCCCCAGTTGACCCGTACTCAAGATATGGGCCCAAAACAGAGATAACTCACTTATTCAGGACCCCTGAAAAGCGACCACCTCAGAATCTCTCTATTACTTTCTTGGGTTTGATCCTTTTGCCATTCCTTGGCTTTTTAATTGGG TTATTACGTTTGGGGGTGAACCTGAAGAATTTCCCCAGTTCAACAGTACCTGCTGCATTTGCCTTGCTGTTCCAACTCAGTATTGCCGCAGTGCTGTTGCTTTATGTACTTTTCTGGTTGAAG CTGGACCTGTTCACTACTCTCAAAACACTTGGCTTTTTGGGAGCTTTCTTGATGTTTTCCGGGCACCGGATTCTCTCCTATCTTGCTTCGACATCAACCAAGTTGAAATCTGCATGA